From Candidatus Doudnabacteria bacterium, a single genomic window includes:
- a CDS encoding ABC transporter ATP-binding protein: protein MSLIKLENLQKVYYPGSDNEVAAINHINLTIEQGEFVAIMGPSGSGKSTLMHVMGFLDRPSSGKYIFENKDVTSLSDNDLADIRNQEIGFVFQAFNLLPRTSSLDNVILPMLYENKRSDAEMKEAGLKMLAAVGLSERVGHHPSELSGGQQQRVAIARALINNPKVIFADEPTGNLDSKSSLEIMMLFNKLNKEGHSLIFVTHEEDIADYAKRVIRLKDGAIVEDKKRS, encoded by the coding sequence ATGTCCCTGATAAAACTGGAAAATCTGCAGAAAGTTTATTATCCCGGCTCGGATAATGAAGTTGCCGCTATAAACCACATCAACCTGACCATTGAGCAGGGGGAATTCGTTGCGATCATGGGTCCGTCCGGCTCGGGAAAATCCACGCTCATGCATGTCATGGGTTTTTTGGACCGGCCCAGTTCGGGTAAGTATATTTTTGAAAATAAAGATGTTACTTCTCTTTCGGATAACGATCTGGCTGACATCAGGAATCAGGAGATCGGATTTGTGTTCCAGGCGTTCAACCTGCTGCCGCGCACAAGTTCTCTGGACAATGTCATCTTACCCATGCTTTATGAGAACAAACGGTCTGACGCTGAGATGAAAGAGGCAGGCTTGAAAATGCTGGCTGCCGTGGGTCTGTCGGAACGGGTCGGTCATCATCCTTCGGAACTGTCAGGCGGGCAGCAGCAGCGAGTGGCCATCGCCCGCGCGCTCATCAATAATCCTAAGGTGATCTTCGCGGATGAACCGACGGGAAATTTGGATTCCAAATCATCTTTGGAGATAATGATGTTATTCAACAAATTGAACAAAGAGGGCCATAGTTTGATCTTCGTGACCCACGAGGAAGATATTGCGGATTATGCCAAACGCGTGATCAGGCTCAAAGACGGCGCAATAGTTGAGGATAAAAAACGGTCATGA